Within the Pengzhenrongella sicca genome, the region GGCTTCCCAGCGCGCGGCCGTCTCGGGCGAGATCGGCATCGCGCCGGCGAACGCGATGCGGATCGAGCTGAGGTCCGTTCCGCGCTCGGTCGCCAGGGTTGCGATCCGATCGAACATCGGCGCCACGCCCGGCAGGAACGTGGCCGGGCGGCGCTTGTGGGCCGCGAGCACGTCGTCGGCGCTGAACTTGGGGAACGCCACCATGGTGGCGCCGATGCGGGCAGCGATGGGCAGGCACAGCGTCAGGCCGAAGGCGTGGAAGAACGGGAGGATCCCGAAGACGGTCTCGGTGCCCTCGTGCAGGCCGGCCCAGGTGACGCCCTGGATCGCGTTCGCCACGAGGTTGCGATGGGTCAGGATGGCCGCCTTGGGCGAGCCCGTCGTCCCGCCGGTGTACTGCAGCAGCGCGATGTCGCTCGGCACGGGCCGGGGGTGCTGCGGGTCGAGAGGCTCGGCTCGCCCGACGAGGCGGTGCCAGTCGAGCGCCCCGGCGGGCACCGGCCCCTGCAGCTGGTCACGCAGCGCGCGTGCGCGCGGGATCGGCAGGCGCAGGGCCGCGCGCTTGAGCGCGGGCAGGTCCCCGGCCAGGTCGACCGAGATGATCGTGCGGACCGCCGTGCCCGCCTGGGCCGTGGCGACGGCAGGCGCCGTCTTCTGCCAGCAGATGACGGCGACGGCGCCGGAGTCGGCGAGCTGGTGGCCCAGCTCCTCGGCGCCGTAGGTGGGGTTGAGCTCGACCACGATCGCGCCGAGCCGCAGCACCGCGTAGAAGGCGACGACGTGCGCGGCGCAGTTCGGCACCGCGATCGCGACGCGGTCGCCCGCGGTGATCCCGAGCGCGTCCAGGGCGCCCGCGGCGCGGCTCACCTGGTCCGCGAGTGACCGATAGGTCGTCGCCTTGCCCTGGAAGTCGACGGCGACACGGTCTGAGTATCGCGCCGCGGCGCGATCGAGAGCGGCGGTGACGGGCTCATCGGGTACGTCGATGTCGGCCGGGACGCCGTCGCTGTACAGGGCCAGCCACGGACGGTCGGAGAAGGGAGATGTCACCCGGCAACGGTAACCTACGGGGCCGTAGGTTACTAGTGCGTAACCTGTGAATCGCGGTCGGTCGACGCCTAGAGGTCACTCGAGCGCGACGCCCAGATGTTGACCCCGGCGTCCAAGGCGTGCGCGTCGATGGCCGCGAGCTCAGCGGCGTCGAAGTCGAGCCGGTCGAGCGCGGCGAGGTTCTCGTCGAGCTGCGCGACGCTGCTCGCGCCGAGCAGCGCCGACGTCACGCGCGGGTCGCGCAGCGCCCACGCGATCGCCAGCTGGGCGAGCGACTGGCCGCGGCCCGCAGCGATCGCGGCGAGCGCGCGCACGTGCTCGAGCGTCGGCGGGCTGAGGAACTCCTGGCGCAGCGAGCCCCCGCGCGCGGCGCGCGAGTCCGCCGGGACGCCCGTGAGGTACTTGGAGGTCAGCATCCCCTGGGCGAGCGGGGAGAAGACGATCGTGCCGAGCCCGGCGTCGCCGAGGACGTCGAGGAGGGACCGGCCGGCCGCCGCGTCGTCGGGCCGCTCGATCCACCGGTTGAGCATGCTGTAGGACGGCTGGTGGATCGTGAGGGTCAGCCCGATCGCGCGGGCGACCTCGAGCGCCTCGAGCGTGCGGTGCGCGCTGTAGGACGAGATGCCGACGTACAGCGCCCGCCCGGAGTCGAGAGCGGTCTTGAGGGCGCCCATCGTCTCCTCGAGCGGCGTGGTCGGGTCGAAGCGATGGCTGTAGAACAGGTCGACGTAGTCCAGGCCCATGCGGGCGAGGGACTGGTCCAGCGAGGCGAGCAGGTACTTGCGCGAGCCGCCGACGCCGTACGGGCCGGGCCACATGTCGTAGCCCGCCTTGGTGGAGATCACCAGCTCGTCGCGGTAGGGCCGCAGGTCACTGGCGAGGATGCGGCCGAAGTTCTCCTCGGTCGAGCCCGCCGGCGGGCCGTAGTTGTTGGCCAGGTCGAGGTGCGTGATGCCGCGGTCGAACGCGTGCAGGATGACCTCGCGCTGGCGATCGAGCGCGTTGCCGGCGCCGAAGTTCTGCCACAGGCCGAGCGAGATCGCGGGCAGGTCGAGCCCGCTTCGACCGGTCCGGCGGTAGGGCAGCTGGGCATAGCGATCGGGCTCGGCGAGATGCATGCGGCGACCGTACGCCCGCGGGCAGCGGGGCGGCGACCGGGCCGCTGCCCCGGCGCCGCCAGCCGGCCCGGCCGGCGTGCCGGTTAGGCTCGGCCCTGTGATGACGTCGTGCTGAGCCCCGCGCAGGTCTGCCCGCCACCGCTCGTCGGGTCGGGCGCGCGGCCGTACGACGCCATCCTCTTCGACCTCGACGGCACCCTGACCGACCCCGAGGTCGGGATCACTGCCTCCTTCCGGAGCGCGCTCGACGCCGTCGGCCGGTCCGTGCCGGCCGACGTCGACCTCTCCTGGGTGATCGGGCCGCCGATCCGCGAGAACCTCGGCAGGCTCGGGGTCACGGCCGCGGAGTTGCCGCGCGCCGTCGCGGCCTTCCGGCGCCGGCACCTCGCCGTCGGTCTCTACGAGGCCACGCTGATCCCGGGCATCGCCGGGCTGCTCTCCAGGCTCGACGACGCCGGCGTACGCCTCGCGCTCGCCACCGCCAAGCCCGCCGCCGACGGCGCGGTGACCCTGACCCACTTCGGGCTTGCGCAGTACTTCGCGGTGATCGCCGGGAACACGGAGCGGGGCACGCTGAGCAAGGCCGACGTCGTCGCGCACGCGCTGCGTGAGCTCGGCGGCGTCGACCCGGCGCGGGTCATCATGGTGGGGGACCGGCGGCACGACATCGAGGGCGCGGCGGCCAACGGCATCGCCGCGATCGGTGTGGGCTGGGGGTTCGCCGCCGACGGCGAGCTGGCCGCGGCGGGCGCGGCTCGCGTCGCGACGACGGTCGGCGAGCTTGCGGGGCTGCTCCTGGCCCCGGCCCAGCTATCCGCTGGCAATTGAGCACCCAACCGACGAGGCTGGGGCAAGGGCCGCACGTACGCGGCCGACACGACTGAGCGGGAGGCCCTTACATGGCGCAGAACAAGCAGGAGGAACCCGCCGCAGACAGCGGCGCGGCCGACGACGCCAAGGCGAAGTTTCGCGCAGCACTCGACAAGAAGAAGGCCGCGCAGCACCACACCGCTGACGGCAAGGGCAACACCGGCAACGTGCACGGCTCGGAGACCTCCGGCCCCGTGCAGCGCACGTTCCGCCGCCGCGCCGGCTCGGCGTAGCAGCGTCGCCACCACCGCATGACGCGAGTGCCTGACCGCGAGAGCCTGACCACGCGGGCATGCGCACCGAGGCCCGGTTCCGCGAACGTCCGTCCGATCGGCTGACTCCCGTCAGGTGCCGATCGGCCGGAGGTTTTGCGGAACCGGGCCTCGCTGTCGTGCGGGCGCCAGATGCGGAGCGCCAGCGGCCGACGTCGCGGGTGGGCCTAGAAGAGCAGGCGGAGGCGGACCGTCTGGGGCATGTTTCGCAGGGCCTCGAGCGCCGCGGGATCGACCGCGGAGCCCGTGTCCGTGACGACGTACCCGAGCTCGCCGCGCGTCGCGAGCAGCTGGCCCTCGATGTTGACGCCGTGGTCGGCGAGCGTCGCGTTCACAGCGGCCAGCACACCCGGGGTGTTGCGGTGCAGGTGCGCGAGCCGGTGGCTGCCGCTGGTCTGCTCGAGGGCGAGGTTCGGCAGGTTGACGCTGAGCGTCGTGGTGCCGGTCGCGAGGTAGTCGCGCAGCTTGTTCGCGACGAACTGGCCGATGGCCTCCTGCGCCTCCTCGGTCGAGCCGCCCGTGTGGGGCGTGAGGATCACGTTGGGCAACCCGCGCAGCTCAGACTCGAACGCGTCACCGCTGCGCTTGGGCTCGACCGGGAAGACGTCGATCGCCGCGCCGGCGACGTGGCCGGACTGGATCGACTCGGCGAGCGCCGCGTAGTCGACGACGAAGCCGCGCGAGAGGTTGAGGAAGACCGCGCCCGGCCGCATCCGCGCGAACTGCTTCGCGCCGAACAGGCCGGCGTTGCCGTCGCGGCCGTCCACGTGCAGCGTGACGATGTCGGCGGCGTCGAGCAGCTCGTCGAGCGTGTCCATCCGCTGGGCGTTGCCCAGCGCGAGCTTCTCCGACGTGTCGTAGAACACGACCGACATCCCGAGGTTCTCCGCGAGCACCGACAGCTGGGTGCCGATGTTGCCGTACCCGATGATGCCGAGCGTGCGCCCGCGCACCTCGTGCGAGCCCTCGGCGGTCTTGTTCCAGACTCCCGCGTGCATCGACTTGTCGAGCACGGTCAGCCGGCGGGTGAGCGCGATGATGTCGGCGAGGGCGACCTCCACCACGGAGCGCGTGTTGGAGAACGGCGCGTTGAACGTGGCGATGCCGCGCCGCGCGGCGGCGCCCAGGTCGATCTGGTTGGTGCCGATGCAGAAGGCGCCGACCGCGATCAGGTCGGGCGCGTGCGCGAGCACGTTCTCGGTCAGATGGGTCTTGGACCGCAGTCCCACCAGATGCACGCCGTCGAGGGCGGCGATGAGCTCTTTCTCGTCGAGCGCACCGGTGCGGGTTATCACCTCGATGCCCTGAGCGGCCAGGATCGAGCTGGCTAGCGGGTGGAGGTTCTCAAGAAGCAGGGCTCGAAGCACGCCCCTATGGTGCGCCTGTCCGACCGCGCGACCAAGCCGGTCCCGTCCCTCGGACGCCGCGGCACCCTGCAGGAGGCGCCGGTCAGGCCTCGAATCCCCGCGGCAGGCGAGCCGCATGGACCACGCGCAGCTGTCGGGTGGGCCGGGTCATCGCGACGTACAGGTCGCCTGCGTTGGTCGCGCCGACCTCCGCGGGCTCCACCAGGACGACGATGTCGAACTCGAGTCCCTTCGCCTCGCGCGGGGTCAGCACGGTCAGACGGGAGTCGAGCGTCGCCAGCCCCGACCCGATCGCCTCGGCGAGCCCCGCGGCGTCGAGCGCCGCGCGGATCGCGGCCAGCCTCCCCGCGGGCGCGATCACCGCCAGCCGTCCGCCCTCGGCGCCGTCGTCGAGCAGCGCGAGCGCCGTGCCCGCGTGCCGGGCGGCGCCGTCGGCGAGCTGCTCGACGCCCGGGACGCGGTCGACCACGAGAGCGTCGTCGACGTCGCGCGCGGAGGTCAGCTCGCTCACGGGCAGGCGAGCGGCCCGCGCGACGCGCTGGGCGGCGTCGGCCACGGCGGCCGGCGTGCGGTAGTTGACCGTGAGCTCCGCCAGGCGCCAGGTGCCGCGCAGCAGCGGGTCAAGCATCGAGCGCCAGGAGGAGGCGCCCGCGCGGGAGGTCGTCTGCGCGACGTCGCCCACGATGGTCATGGAGCGCGTCGGGACGCGGCGCAGCAGCATCCGCCAGGCCATCGCGGAGAGCTCCTGGGCCTCGTCGACGACGACGTGCGCGTAGGTCCACGACCGGTCCGCGGCGGCGCGTTCGGCCGTCGTCAGGCGCGGGCCGGAGCTTGCGAACCGGTCGGCGAGCAGCTCGGCCGAGACGAGGCCGTCGTTGCCGGAGGACTGGAGCACCTGGCGCGCGTACTCGAGCTCCTTGGTGCGGTTGGCCGCGTCGGCCCGGGACTGCGCGCGCGCCACCTGGTCGTCCTCGCCGAGCAGCTCGGCCGCCTCGTCCAGGAGCGGTACGTCGGCCGGGGTCCACGCCGCGCCGCGCTCGCGCGCGAGCAGCGCCCGCTCGGCCGCGCTGAGCCCGGGGGCCGCCGCGGCGAGCCGCTCCGGCTGCGCGAAGAGGTCGGCGATGAGTTTCTGCGGGGTGAGCGGCATCCACGCGAGGTTGAGCGCGATCCGCACGCCCCGGTCGGCCCGGAGCTCCTCGAGGACGTCGCCGCGCTCGTCGGCGCCGAGCGGGGAGCCCAGCTGCGAGACGTACTGCTCCGCGAGCCGGGACAGCATCTCGCGCACGAACGTGACCCGCGCGAGGTTGTGCGGGCGCCGGTTGCGGCGCGCGCGGGCGATGGCCTCCGCGACGTCGTGCGGCGTGATGGTGATCGAGGTGCCCTCGACGCGCAGCTCCTGCGGCTGCGCGGGAACGCGCTCGCGCTGGCGGACGGCGCGCGCGATGAT harbors:
- a CDS encoding AMP-binding protein, coding for MTSPFSDRPWLALYSDGVPADIDVPDEPVTAALDRAAARYSDRVAVDFQGKATTYRSLADQVSRAAGALDALGITAGDRVAIAVPNCAAHVVAFYAVLRLGAIVVELNPTYGAEELGHQLADSGAVAVICWQKTAPAVATAQAGTAVRTIISVDLAGDLPALKRAALRLPIPRARALRDQLQGPVPAGALDWHRLVGRAEPLDPQHPRPVPSDIALLQYTGGTTGSPKAAILTHRNLVANAIQGVTWAGLHEGTETVFGILPFFHAFGLTLCLPIAARIGATMVAFPKFSADDVLAAHKRRPATFLPGVAPMFDRIATLATERGTDLSSIRIAFAGAMPISPETAARWEACTGGLLIEGYGMTEASPLALGNPCSADRRPSTLGLPFPSTDIRIVDPDDPTSDVPLGARGELLIRGPQVFAGYWGRPQDTAAALLPGGWLRTGDVVVADDAGACTLVDRTKEMIITGGFKVYPSQVEDHLRTMPGVADVAIVGVPGGERGERVVAAIVLAAHDAAAGAVDLAAVRAWCEQRLARYAIPRELVILTELPRSPIGKVLRRTVRDALLAARKPASA
- the mgrA gene encoding L-glyceraldehyde 3-phosphate reductase, whose amino-acid sequence is MHLAEPDRYAQLPYRRTGRSGLDLPAISLGLWQNFGAGNALDRQREVILHAFDRGITHLDLANNYGPPAGSTEENFGRILASDLRPYRDELVISTKAGYDMWPGPYGVGGSRKYLLASLDQSLARMGLDYVDLFYSHRFDPTTPLEETMGALKTALDSGRALYVGISSYSAHRTLEALEVARAIGLTLTIHQPSYSMLNRWIERPDDAAAGRSLLDVLGDAGLGTIVFSPLAQGMLTSKYLTGVPADSRAARGGSLRQEFLSPPTLEHVRALAAIAAGRGQSLAQLAIAWALRDPRVTSALLGASSVAQLDENLAALDRLDFDAAELAAIDAHALDAGVNIWASRSSDL
- a CDS encoding HAD hydrolase-like protein, translated to MLSPAQVCPPPLVGSGARPYDAILFDLDGTLTDPEVGITASFRSALDAVGRSVPADVDLSWVIGPPIRENLGRLGVTAAELPRAVAAFRRRHLAVGLYEATLIPGIAGLLSRLDDAGVRLALATAKPAADGAVTLTHFGLAQYFAVIAGNTERGTLSKADVVAHALRELGGVDPARVIMVGDRRHDIEGAAANGIAAIGVGWGFAADGELAAAGAARVATTVGELAGLLLAPAQLSAGN
- a CDS encoding DUF5302 domain-containing protein, translating into MAQNKQEEPAADSGAADDAKAKFRAALDKKKAAQHHTADGKGNTGNVHGSETSGPVQRTFRRRAGSA
- the serA gene encoding phosphoglycerate dehydrogenase, yielding MLRALLLENLHPLASSILAAQGIEVITRTGALDEKELIAALDGVHLVGLRSKTHLTENVLAHAPDLIAVGAFCIGTNQIDLGAAARRGIATFNAPFSNTRSVVEVALADIIALTRRLTVLDKSMHAGVWNKTAEGSHEVRGRTLGIIGYGNIGTQLSVLAENLGMSVVFYDTSEKLALGNAQRMDTLDELLDAADIVTLHVDGRDGNAGLFGAKQFARMRPGAVFLNLSRGFVVDYAALAESIQSGHVAGAAIDVFPVEPKRSGDAFESELRGLPNVILTPHTGGSTEEAQEAIGQFVANKLRDYLATGTTTLSVNLPNLALEQTSGSHRLAHLHRNTPGVLAAVNATLADHGVNIEGQLLATRGELGYVVTDTGSAVDPAALEALRNMPQTVRLRLLF
- a CDS encoding AAA family ATPase, with translation MAGRESELRGEQKLVDELYDRLDALRAQNRERLREIRHEGPSGSPQNRSERDAFATLYEDRIAQLEAVEDRLAFGRLDLTDGEQRYIGRIGLTDAEHTSMLTDWRAPAAQSFYRATSARPDGVVRRRHLVTRRRSVTGIEDEVLDLDALDDPGATGDGQLSGLAGEGALLAALAAGRTGRMGDIVATIQAEQDAIIRAELGGALVVQGGPGTGKTAVALHRAAYLLYSHRRLLERSGVLLIGPSRVFLRYIDQVLPSLGETGVVTTTIAELYPRIEATGVESEAAAAIKGRADFAPIIARAVRQRERVPAQPQELRVEGTSITITPHDVAEAIARARRNRRPHNLARVTFVREMLSRLAEQYVSQLGSPLGADERGDVLEELRADRGVRIALNLAWMPLTPQKLIADLFAQPERLAAAAPGLSAAERALLARERGAAWTPADVPLLDEAAELLGEDDQVARAQSRADAANRTKELEYARQVLQSSGNDGLVSAELLADRFASSGPRLTTAERAAADRSWTYAHVVVDEAQELSAMAWRMLLRRVPTRSMTIVGDVAQTTSRAGASSWRSMLDPLLRGTWRLAELTVNYRTPAAVADAAQRVARAARLPVSELTSARDVDDALVVDRVPGVEQLADGAARHAGTALALLDDGAEGGRLAVIAPAGRLAAIRAALDAAGLAEAIGSGLATLDSRLTVLTPREAKGLEFDIVVLVEPAEVGATNAGDLYVAMTRPTRQLRVVHAARLPRGFEA